One region of Ignavibacteria bacterium genomic DNA includes:
- a CDS encoding DUF4242 domain-containing protein: MPLYMDIHKHVDGLTAQAVGEAHKKDLEVQKDYGVNYLKYWFNEKDGTVFCLCEAPDKKSAEEVHRKAHGLVADEIIEVKEGIV, encoded by the coding sequence ATGCCCTTGTATATGGATATACATAAACATGTTGACGGCCTGACAGCCCAGGCAGTCGGCGAGGCACACAAAAAAGATCTGGAAGTGCAGAAGGATTATGGGGTAAACTACCTGAAATACTGGTTCAACGAAAAAGATGGAACAGTATTCTGCCTCTGTGAAGCCCCGGATAAAAAGTCTGCCGAGGAAGTCCACCGCAAAGCCCACGGCCTTGTTGCAGATGAAATAATTGAAGTAAAAGAAGGAATAGTCTAA
- a CDS encoding nucleotidyltransferase, translated as MEKDIRWQQRFSNYKKALSQLEKFIIHGNLNELEKQGLVKAFEYTYELAWNTLKDFYESQGEAGLQGSRDAIQLAFNRGLIINGTDWMQMLKDRNRTAHIYNLQIADEITENILKKYFTLLTSLKNEFDKIMKKENGSHPPKRISNYYSSAGL; from the coding sequence ATGGAAAAAGATATCAGGTGGCAGCAGCGCTTTTCCAACTATAAAAAAGCACTATCGCAGCTGGAAAAGTTTATTATTCATGGTAATCTAAACGAGCTGGAAAAGCAGGGGCTGGTTAAAGCCTTCGAATATACATATGAACTTGCCTGGAATACTTTGAAAGATTTTTATGAGAGCCAGGGTGAAGCAGGGCTTCAGGGCAGCCGCGATGCCATTCAGCTTGCATTTAACAGGGGCCTTATAATCAATGGGACTGATTGGATGCAGATGCTTAAGGACAGAAACCGGACTGCACACATATATAATCTGCAGATTGCTGATGAGATCACAGAGAATATTCTGAAGAAGTACTTTACTCTATTGACCAGTCTTAAAAATGAATTTGATAAGATCATGAAAAAGGAAAACGGTTCACATCCACCGAAAAGAATTTCTAACTACTATTCATCTGCCGGTCTATAA
- a CDS encoding CHRD domain-containing protein → MRKISGLIASVLFLLISSMTAYSQTYFAARLSQAQQIQSGSKTDSVDRGYTGTAIVVLNSDSTNNMTLNYIVTVGRGTPGNDTSQTGGGGTAQNDSVRLRAIYFNLGTIGDTGTTVLSVTSGITGNSYSGTLNAGGSQALTQQVVDALLQGKIFVVAVLDSGRIRGHIHPVTGAGFVAHLTAPQETDSVKNSKASGVGSFLLTDLGLIYQISVQGIDIQASHIHKGMPGIAGPIVFPITFSGHTAMGLWKQSDQSNPLNKDLLTMLLTEGLYVNVHSPTYPSGEIRGQILHAAGFGFSSPLKSSRSTQGGQTGGKSDSTKRVVGGGTYTLTDFGLVYHINIRGTSVNNIYFANTSTNQKLKDIPKFSDTTYSGVWFSKKAYETTPLAGTQIADLIQGKVSLVVETGNDTLRGVIMLHKQTNFSALLSGPQETPRHMIHPTGGGHFILTPSGLQYYITIAGIDSIAGAHFHMAPMGVSGPIVHPITFDSTFTAQGTWDLTPEQGSGMTTDMITALLEGNIYVNVHTRRYPAGEIRGQLVPASGTDFTTHLEGNQAVPATTEKAMGTGNFILTNEGLTYKITVDSLKVTGVRIEHAPFGVTGTVVSDLQTAGFDTSNTIIGVWRRTGGASPLTDQLITSLLRGNLYVNLLTASNPNGAIRGQILPNGGTGFIAVFDSATAGQNQTASKGYGNGMFVLTDAGLIYDISVAGYKGNGGNFTNGQGGASLFQMPQTFNGGSTNGVWMMLNDTTAAAGNIAALFNNTLYVSLTGGPTAPIGKTFTPNPTSVKLVKETPESFDLAQNYPNPFNPTTTIRFSIPQAGPVSLNIFNMLGEKVATLVDGQLRAGRYEVSFDGSKVASGVYFYRISFQNSIVTRKMMLIK, encoded by the coding sequence ATGAGGAAAATCTCAGGACTTATTGCGTCAGTTTTATTTCTGCTCATTTCTTCCATGACAGCCTACTCGCAGACATATTTTGCAGCAAGGCTCTCTCAGGCACAGCAGATTCAGAGTGGAAGCAAAACTGACAGCGTTGACAGGGGTTACACAGGTACGGCCATAGTTGTTCTTAACAGCGACAGCACGAACAATATGACGCTAAACTACATAGTCACTGTCGGCAGAGGAACCCCCGGTAATGACACTTCTCAGACCGGCGGAGGCGGCACTGCCCAAAATGATTCAGTAAGGCTCAGAGCCATTTATTTTAATCTGGGAACAATTGGAGATACCGGTACGACAGTCTTATCTGTAACCAGCGGAATTACTGGTAATTCATACTCCGGCACATTGAATGCAGGAGGCAGCCAGGCACTGACCCAGCAGGTAGTGGACGCACTTCTCCAGGGCAAAATATTTGTTGTTGCCGTGCTTGATTCAGGACGGATCAGAGGGCATATTCACCCGGTTACAGGGGCAGGATTTGTAGCCCATCTTACAGCTCCCCAGGAAACCGACAGCGTTAAAAATTCAAAGGCCAGCGGCGTTGGATCCTTCCTGCTTACTGACCTGGGACTAATCTACCAGATTTCAGTTCAGGGTATTGATATACAGGCTTCCCACATTCATAAGGGCATGCCTGGAATAGCCGGTCCCATTGTATTTCCCATTACATTCAGCGGCCACACTGCAATGGGCCTGTGGAAGCAAAGCGATCAGTCGAATCCGCTTAACAAAGATCTGCTGACCATGCTGCTTACAGAAGGCCTTTATGTAAACGTCCATTCACCAACGTACCCAAGTGGTGAAATAAGAGGACAGATACTGCATGCGGCAGGCTTTGGCTTCTCATCACCTTTGAAGAGCAGCAGGAGCACACAGGGCGGACAAACAGGCGGGAAGTCTGATTCAACTAAAAGAGTTGTTGGAGGCGGGACTTACACGCTTACGGATTTCGGGCTTGTTTATCATATTAACATAAGAGGAACATCAGTAAACAACATATACTTTGCAAATACTTCAACAAATCAAAAGCTAAAAGACATACCGAAATTCAGCGACACTACGTATTCAGGCGTATGGTTCTCAAAAAAGGCTTATGAAACTACTCCCCTTGCCGGCACACAAATAGCAGACCTGATTCAAGGGAAAGTTTCTCTTGTTGTTGAGACCGGAAACGACACGCTAAGGGGTGTTATAATGCTGCACAAGCAGACAAACTTCTCAGCCCTTCTCTCAGGTCCGCAGGAAACCCCGAGGCACATGATACACCCGACCGGAGGCGGACATTTCATCCTTACTCCCTCAGGGCTGCAGTACTATATTACTATAGCCGGAATTGATTCCATAGCCGGGGCTCATTTCCACATGGCGCCTATGGGCGTAAGCGGCCCCATTGTACATCCAATTACGTTTGACTCCACATTTACGGCACAGGGCACCTGGGATCTGACGCCCGAACAGGGTTCGGGCATGACAACAGATATGATTACCGCTCTTCTGGAAGGGAATATTTACGTCAACGTTCACACGCGCAGATATCCTGCAGGTGAAATAAGAGGACAGCTCGTACCTGCCTCCGGCACCGATTTCACCACACATCTTGAAGGAAATCAGGCAGTACCGGCCACAACGGAAAAGGCAATGGGAACAGGCAACTTCATACTTACCAATGAGGGCCTGACATACAAGATAACCGTGGACAGCTTAAAGGTCACAGGAGTGCGTATTGAGCACGCTCCCTTTGGAGTAACAGGCACAGTTGTCAGTGACCTGCAGACAGCAGGATTTGATACGAGCAATACTATTATAGGCGTATGGCGCAGGACGGGCGGCGCATCACCTCTTACCGATCAGCTTATTACATCCCTGCTCAGAGGCAACCTCTATGTAAATTTACTCACCGCGTCAAATCCGAATGGAGCAATAAGAGGCCAGATACTGCCCAACGGCGGAACAGGCTTTATTGCGGTATTTGATTCAGCTACGGCAGGACAGAACCAGACAGCCTCGAAGGGATACGGCAACGGCATGTTTGTTCTTACAGATGCCGGGCTGATCTATGACATTTCCGTTGCGGGCTACAAAGGCAACGGCGGAAACTTTACAAACGGACAGGGCGGAGCATCCTTATTCCAGATGCCTCAGACTTTTAACGGAGGCTCTACAAACGGCGTATGGATGATGCTAAACGACACTACGGCCGCGGCAGGCAACATTGCGGCTTTGTTCAACAACACGCTCTATGTAAGCCTGACAGGAGGCCCGACGGCTCCGATCGGGAAGACATTTACGCCTAATCCGACATCGGTTAAACTTGTAAAGGAAACTCCTGAAAGTTTCGACCTGGCTCAGAACTATCCTAACCCGTTCAACCCGACTACAACTATCAGATTCAGCATACCTCAGGCAGGGCCTGTAAGCCTGAACATTTTCAACATGCTGGGCGAGAAGGTAGCCACGCTGGTTGACGGACAGTTAAGGGCAGGCAGATATGAAGTAAGCTTTGACGGCTCGAAAGTAGCAAGCGGAGTTTATTTCTACAGGATCAGCTTCCAGAACAGCATAGTAACCAGGAAAATGATGCTTATTAAGTAA
- a CDS encoding methyltransferase domain-containing protein: MKVRDSGMPEEQLWESFFNPELIIERLFGSRLDGNAAEFGCGYGTFTPEIARRTNGRLYAFDIEEEMIQKVKGRVKDLSNVEVLLRDLENEGTGLEDESVQSVALFNILHGHDPLRLLKEAYRIMPEGGKIAVIHWNYDPSTPRGPEMSIRPKPEDIQLWMKKAGFGVSPVIDLPPYHYGITGIKVKSKGSSRL; encoded by the coding sequence ATGAAAGTTCGTGATAGCGGAATGCCTGAAGAACAGTTGTGGGAAAGCTTTTTTAATCCGGAGCTGATAATTGAAAGACTTTTCGGAAGCCGCCTAGATGGAAATGCTGCGGAATTCGGCTGCGGCTACGGCACGTTTACACCTGAGATTGCCCGCAGGACCAATGGCCGCCTCTATGCCTTTGATATTGAAGAGGAAATGATCCAGAAGGTTAAAGGCCGGGTAAAAGATCTTTCAAATGTGGAAGTCCTCTTAAGGGATCTTGAAAACGAGGGGACGGGACTTGAAGACGAATCTGTGCAGTCGGTTGCGCTTTTTAACATACTGCACGGGCACGATCCTCTGAGGCTTCTTAAGGAAGCCTATAGGATAATGCCAGAAGGAGGAAAGATCGCCGTAATCCACTGGAACTATGACCCGTCCACTCCGCGCGGGCCCGAGATGTCCATCAGGCCTAAACCTGAAGATATTCAGCTATGGATGAAAAAGGCCGGCTTCGGGGTCTCGCCGGTAATAGATCTTCCTCCATACCACTATGGGATAACAGGCATTAAGGTCAAAAGTAAGGGGAGCAGCAGACTGTAA
- a CDS encoding PorT family protein has translation MKVKLLPLFPCILVLFITGCSTLYVKNDFHSKEGFYKGVNENSGSAGLIMKNDSIISIDEPKIAEDSIKWETVSYRFAFDPNSMSIEKHAVPLNEVKAVTFTHHWGNNISMGVLAGMTIGGILTNYLLQWGGASNSGYHVNDPPDFLPGAVLGFLAGGIVGIIVGKDEVYILDESFTAGSMVNYNYRNKLGIKIARQSGFNFELKQQEGHNSGFTHLGGEGTPGFALTIYYNYPCTRQLSINGELSFISEGSEANYTILIPKLIHDDFSEVTFFSGQSKEKLSMLEAAPVARLNLWRSGFVPYIFLGPKFDLILNAQSGINNFLSNLKYQPNIIQVGLSSKYRRFVFGTTFGAGISTGNLLPVELLVEARYNYDLSQRLELHYDMPAGEKFFDNWYTRDPGNQKMLYRSSEFQINIGAAIF, from the coding sequence ATGAAGGTCAAACTGCTTCCCCTTTTCCCCTGCATTCTGGTACTTTTCATTACCGGATGCTCAACACTCTATGTTAAAAATGATTTTCACTCAAAGGAGGGCTTTTATAAGGGAGTTAATGAGAACTCCGGCTCAGCCGGGCTCATCATGAAGAACGATTCCATTATTAGCATAGACGAGCCAAAGATTGCAGAGGATTCAATAAAATGGGAAACGGTCAGTTACAGATTTGCTTTTGACCCCAACTCCATGTCCATAGAGAAGCATGCCGTTCCGCTTAATGAAGTAAAGGCCGTAACGTTTACACATCACTGGGGAAACAATATTTCCATGGGGGTACTTGCGGGCATGACTATTGGCGGAATTCTTACCAATTACCTGCTTCAGTGGGGGGGAGCATCCAATTCAGGCTATCATGTGAATGACCCTCCGGATTTTCTGCCCGGGGCTGTTTTGGGATTTCTGGCAGGCGGTATTGTGGGCATAATTGTAGGTAAGGATGAAGTTTATATTCTTGATGAATCTTTTACTGCAGGAAGCATGGTTAATTATAATTACCGGAATAAGCTGGGAATAAAAATAGCCAGGCAATCGGGTTTTAATTTCGAACTAAAGCAACAGGAGGGACATAACAGTGGCTTCACTCACCTGGGCGGTGAAGGGACACCTGGCTTTGCCCTTACAATATATTATAACTATCCCTGCACCCGCCAGCTTTCAATAAATGGCGAACTGTCGTTTATCTCTGAAGGCTCGGAGGCAAACTATACAATCCTGATTCCAAAGCTTATTCATGACGATTTTTCGGAAGTTACATTTTTCAGCGGCCAGTCCAAAGAGAAATTAAGCATGCTTGAGGCGGCTCCTGTTGCAAGGCTAAATCTGTGGAGATCGGGTTTTGTGCCTTATATTTTTCTGGGACCAAAGTTTGACCTGATCTTAAATGCTCAGTCTGGGATAAACAACTTTCTAAGCAATCTGAAATATCAGCCCAATATAATCCAGGTCGGATTATCATCCAAATACAGGAGATTCGTTTTCGGAACCACATTTGGCGCAGGTATTTCTACTGGCAATCTTCTTCCGGTTGAACTTCTCGTTGAGGCAAGATATAATTACGACCTTTCCCAGCGCTTGGAACTTCATTACGATATGCCTGCCGGAGAAAAATTTTTCGATAACTGGTATACCAGAGATCCGGGGAACCAGAAAATGCTTTACAGGAGCAGTGAGTTTCAGATTAATATTGGTGCGGCTATTTTCTAG
- a CDS encoding GNAT family N-acetyltransferase, producing the protein MDSKLTPAGLKDLELVVTLMQEFYKIEHLEFAPHFQRRAVKEILGNSNFGTVQIIYAGDRVAGYVVMTNCYSLEFHGRFVLIDELYLREGFRGRGIAGSAMEKIEEICLEGGIHAIRLEVAKTNVRAQKVYVKAGFKAEERDLMTKWIKE; encoded by the coding sequence ATGGATTCAAAACTTACCCCTGCGGGCCTTAAGGACCTGGAGCTTGTAGTAACCCTTATGCAGGAGTTCTATAAAATTGAGCACCTGGAGTTTGCCCCTCATTTTCAGCGCAGGGCAGTGAAGGAGATTCTGGGAAACAGTAACTTCGGGACGGTGCAGATAATTTATGCCGGGGACAGAGTGGCAGGGTATGTGGTTATGACCAACTGCTACAGCCTGGAGTTCCACGGGCGCTTTGTTTTAATTGACGAACTGTACCTTAGGGAAGGCTTCAGGGGGCGTGGAATTGCAGGATCGGCCATGGAGAAAATTGAAGAAATCTGTCTTGAAGGGGGCATTCATGCAATAAGGCTTGAAGTGGCAAAGACAAACGTTCGTGCCCAAAAGGTATATGTTAAAGCAGGCTTTAAGGCCGAGGAACGGGATCTGATGACAAAATGGATAAAGGAGTAA
- a CDS encoding DUF386 domain-containing protein, producing the protein MDKGVRKMVFDSISNFYNYVSIHPQFSSVSGFLSVVNIAALPAGRHFVNEDGAFANVDEYKTKDISEGFIEFHKKYIDIQIILRGKEKIGICNKDSARELEFNEEKDFGKLEGKADFITLNENYFVIFFPHDGHMPQIMAESPESVKKMVIKVPV; encoded by the coding sequence ATGGATAAAGGAGTAAGGAAAATGGTATTCGATTCAATTTCGAACTTTTATAACTATGTATCAATTCATCCGCAGTTTAGCAGCGTGTCAGGTTTTCTTAGTGTGGTAAATATAGCCGCCCTCCCGGCCGGCAGACATTTTGTAAATGAGGATGGAGCGTTTGCAAATGTGGATGAATACAAGACAAAAGATATTTCAGAAGGCTTTATAGAGTTTCACAAAAAGTATATTGATATACAGATCATACTCCGCGGAAAAGAAAAGATAGGAATATGCAATAAAGACTCGGCGCGCGAGCTGGAGTTCAATGAAGAAAAGGATTTCGGAAAGCTGGAAGGCAAAGCCGATTTTATTACATTAAATGAAAATTACTTTGTCATTTTCTTTCCGCACGACGGCCACATGCCGCAGATAATGGCAGAGAGCCCTGAGAGTGTAAAGAAGATGGTAATAAAAGTGCCCGTGTAA
- a CDS encoding glyoxalase: protein MKNIGHITILVRNYDEAIQFYTDIMGFQLISDNDFGNGFRWVTVAPQKQSDTAIVFVLADTEEKRSKIGVQASDHVFMTFITDNCMRDYERMKAKGVNFQGFPTESPWGTEVVFEDLYGNKFDLVEPKV, encoded by the coding sequence ATGAAAAATATCGGCCACATCACAATCCTGGTAAGGAACTATGATGAAGCTATTCAGTTTTATACAGACATCATGGGCTTTCAGCTCATTTCCGATAATGATTTTGGAAACGGTTTCAGATGGGTTACAGTAGCTCCCCAGAAGCAAAGCGATACGGCAATAGTCTTCGTGCTGGCAGATACCGAAGAAAAACGCAGCAAGATCGGCGTGCAGGCTTCTGACCACGTTTTTATGACGTTTATTACAGATAACTGTATGAGAGACTACGAAAGGATGAAAGCAAAGGGAGTTAACTTCCAGGGTTTTCCAACTGAGAGCCCCTGGGGAACTGAAGTTGTTTTTGAGGATCTTTACGGAAACAAGTTCGACCTCGTTGAACCAAAAGTCTAA
- a CDS encoding T9SS type A sorting domain-containing protein — protein sequence MANKLILFLLILTGAAICQPYPDQHYFFEKDSLVKKIESMSGMKIGPDGKSIVLEDNVTEGYTIFSPDSSKYPFNEGLPSWNGKVPNDNSSFKVLMRFFKGSWSGWVTVGYWKNNIWPSYGSTSFTGGTVNIDEVDFTSYFTKWQFQVVMKRTAASQPSATLHKLSFFLSDKLTTSNVNITNIVKDKPAAIFIPTDHFYQYALDPVIGGSICSPTSTSMVLRSYKIMVDPLQFAKNNYDPYWEIYGVWPRTVQNAVQNGLSGAVTRYRTWSQVYDILAAGGRVVMSVGKPLYSGHLIMVAGFNANGDPIVHDPAKSNGYSYVFNKTDLSTSWFAKGGVSYTFFPGDNMTSVESDEPVQSVQEFTLANYPNPFNGQTTISFETPEGGYTRVTVYDITGREVERLYDGMMQAGKHTFRWNANSLPTGNYFIHAVCGQNSKTFKALLLK from the coding sequence ATGGCTAATAAACTGATACTGTTTCTCCTGATCCTAACCGGCGCGGCCATCTGCCAGCCTTATCCCGACCAGCACTACTTTTTTGAAAAGGACAGTCTTGTAAAGAAGATTGAATCCATGAGCGGAATGAAAATTGGTCCTGACGGCAAGAGCATCGTCCTCGAGGACAATGTTACTGAGGGTTATACAATCTTTTCTCCCGATTCATCAAAGTATCCTTTCAATGAGGGGCTTCCCTCATGGAACGGGAAAGTCCCCAATGATAACAGCAGCTTTAAGGTGCTGATGCGTTTTTTCAAGGGCAGCTGGTCCGGCTGGGTTACAGTTGGATATTGGAAAAACAACATATGGCCGTCCTATGGCAGCACAAGCTTTACAGGGGGCACAGTTAATATAGACGAGGTCGATTTTACGTCATATTTTACAAAATGGCAGTTCCAGGTTGTTATGAAAAGGACCGCTGCAAGCCAGCCTTCGGCAACCCTTCACAAGCTTAGTTTCTTCCTGAGCGACAAGCTTACGACCTCAAACGTAAATATTACCAATATTGTAAAAGATAAGCCTGCGGCTATATTTATCCCGACCGATCATTTTTACCAGTATGCGCTCGATCCTGTCATCGGGGGAAGCATTTGTTCTCCTACTTCCACCTCCATGGTCCTCCGCAGCTACAAGATCATGGTTGATCCGCTGCAGTTCGCAAAAAACAATTATGACCCTTATTGGGAAATATACGGTGTGTGGCCCAGAACGGTCCAGAATGCGGTTCAGAACGGGCTTAGCGGCGCTGTTACCCGCTACCGTACCTGGAGCCAGGTCTATGACATACTTGCAGCCGGGGGCCGCGTTGTAATGTCTGTCGGCAAACCCTTATATTCAGGACACCTTATAATGGTAGCCGGCTTTAATGCAAACGGGGATCCCATTGTTCACGACCCTGCAAAGAGTAACGGGTATTCTTACGTTTTTAATAAGACGGATCTTTCAACCTCGTGGTTCGCAAAAGGCGGCGTGTCATATACTTTCTTCCCGGGAGACAATATGACTTCGGTTGAGTCAGATGAACCCGTACAGTCGGTTCAGGAATTTACTCTGGCTAACTATCCCAACCCGTTCAACGGGCAGACGACAATAAGCTTTGAGACTCCGGAAGGCGGCTACACCAGGGTTACAGTTTACGATATAACCGGGCGTGAAGTTGAAAGGCTTTATGACGGCATGATGCAGGCGGGAAAACATACGTTCAGGTGGAATGCAAATTCACTTCCCACCGGAAATTACTTCATCCACGCCGTATGCGGCCAAAACAGTAAAACTTTCAAGGCATTATTACTGAAGTAG
- a CDS encoding response regulator transcription factor, which translates to MESILVIESNSRFLNVVSKVLEDAGYNVFTAYNGPDGLKLAAAELPCLILCNMVLYGMSGYEVLEKISADSLTGAIPFVFFTSDYNIDALKKGMELGVDSIIFKPFSVEELLNVVRVKINKLHLAERRAVTGYTALPAPAVQNRTNDTILLNINRKKKLVRKSDIEYIKALGAYSAVYLLDKGRVMVRKLLKEWENVLPGEEFIKVRRSAIINVNYIKDLEKCSARSLRIVMQHSNESFITSQRFSVKVKARFTQV; encoded by the coding sequence TTGGAAAGTATCTTGGTTATTGAATCAAATTCAAGGTTCCTTAATGTTGTTTCAAAAGTTCTGGAGGATGCGGGATATAATGTGTTTACGGCTTATAACGGGCCTGACGGACTGAAACTGGCAGCCGCAGAACTCCCATGCCTTATTCTTTGCAATATGGTGCTCTACGGAATGAGCGGCTATGAAGTACTTGAAAAGATTTCAGCCGACAGCCTGACCGGGGCAATTCCATTCGTTTTCTTTACATCGGACTATAACATAGATGCTCTGAAAAAGGGAATGGAACTGGGCGTCGATTCAATAATATTCAAGCCTTTCAGTGTAGAGGAGCTCTTAAATGTGGTAAGGGTTAAAATAAACAAGCTTCATCTTGCTGAAAGACGTGCCGTTACCGGATACACTGCACTTCCTGCCCCGGCAGTGCAGAATAGGACTAATGATACAATCCTGCTAAACATAAACAGGAAAAAGAAACTGGTAAGGAAAAGCGATATAGAATATATAAAGGCCCTCGGGGCTTACTCAGCTGTTTATCTGCTTGATAAAGGGCGGGTTATGGTAAGAAAGCTTTTGAAAGAATGGGAGAATGTACTGCCCGGCGAGGAATTTATAAAGGTGAGGCGCTCTGCCATTATAAACGTAAACTATATTAAGGATCTTGAAAAATGCAGCGCCCGCTCGCTCAGGATTGTAATGCAGCACAGCAATGAAAGTTTCATTACAAGCCAGAGGTTTTCAGTTAAGGTTAAAGCCCGTTTTACACAGGTATGA
- the def gene encoding peptide deformylase, which translates to MTKKSKYKIVRFGEPVLRETAKPVTVFHHKLHELVDALTDTLFRSEDGAAIAAPQIGVSKRIVVIDYEDEYLELLNPEILSSSGEQTDYEGCLSFPGFIGNVPRAETVKVKYQDRNGNEIVIERSGKMARCLQHEIDHLDGILFIDKVTDKYLVHQDTDEKIKLADALDLSNGKAVPGQEKIAL; encoded by the coding sequence ATAACAAAAAAGAGTAAATATAAAATTGTGCGCTTCGGTGAGCCCGTACTGCGCGAGACAGCTAAACCGGTAACCGTTTTTCATCACAAACTGCATGAACTGGTAGACGCACTTACAGATACACTTTTCCGCAGCGAGGATGGCGCCGCAATTGCAGCTCCGCAGATAGGGGTTTCTAAAAGAATTGTAGTAATTGATTATGAAGACGAGTATTTGGAACTCCTCAACCCTGAAATACTCTCCTCATCGGGCGAACAGACAGACTATGAAGGCTGCCTTTCATTTCCGGGTTTTATAGGCAATGTTCCCAGAGCTGAAACCGTCAAGGTGAAATACCAGGACCGCAACGGGAATGAAATTGTAATTGAAAGAAGCGGCAAAATGGCGCGCTGCCTGCAGCACGAAATTGACCATCTGGACGGGATACTTTTTATTGATAAGGTTACAGACAAGTATCTGGTACACCAGGATACAGATGAAAAGATCAAACTTGCAGATGCACTCGATCTTTCAAACGGAAAGGCAGTACCCGGCCAGGAAAAAATAGCTCTTTAG
- a CDS encoding NAD(P)-dependent oxidoreductase has protein sequence MKSALIGASGFVGSAILNEALMRGHHITAIERHTSLIKVQDRKLTAKKCDIFNTDELSEILRGQDALISAYNPGWTNPKIFDDTIHGYQSIINAVKKAGLKRILVVGGAGSLEPEPGRPLVDREDFPKDWKMGAMALRDVLNMFRHENDLDWTFFSPAINIFPGERTGKFTLGGDEPVLDDKGQGRISVQDYAIAMIDELEKPKHKKQRFTIGYR, from the coding sequence ATGAAATCAGCACTTATAGGGGCAAGCGGCTTTGTGGGTTCAGCTATATTAAATGAAGCTTTAATGCGCGGGCATCATATAACAGCAATTGAAAGACACACTTCGCTCATTAAAGTCCAGGACCGGAAGCTCACAGCAAAAAAATGCGACATATTTAATACAGATGAGCTTTCAGAAATTCTGCGCGGGCAGGATGCACTAATAAGCGCTTATAACCCGGGCTGGACAAATCCAAAGATCTTTGATGACACAATTCATGGCTATCAGTCGATCATCAATGCCGTAAAAAAGGCCGGCCTGAAGCGCATTCTGGTCGTTGGTGGTGCCGGAAGCCTTGAACCGGAACCGGGGCGCCCTCTTGTGGACCGCGAGGACTTTCCGAAGGACTGGAAAATGGGAGCCATGGCACTGCGCGACGTTCTTAATATGTTCAGACATGAAAATGATCTGGACTGGACATTCTTCAGCCCGGCAATCAATATTTTCCCTGGCGAGCGCACCGGGAAATTCACTCTGGGAGGCGATGAGCCGGTACTGGATGATAAGGGGCAGGGCAGAATTTCAGTGCAGGATTATGCCATAGCAATGATAGACGAGCTGGAAAAGCCGAAACATAAAAAACAGCGTTTTACTATAGGATACAGGTAA